One Candidatus Nanosynbacter featherlites genomic region harbors:
- a CDS encoding DUF1905 domain-containing protein, with protein sequence MAKPYTFTAEVCLFPQAGGWYYVAAPQEFTDELKPLAVRGLVAVEATVGGSSWQTSLLPMGDGSQFLALPAKVRQKEQITIGDVIEVSFVVR encoded by the coding sequence ATGGCAAAACCATATACATTTACAGCCGAGGTGTGCTTATTTCCGCAGGCTGGTGGCTGGTATTATGTTGCTGCGCCTCAAGAATTCACTGACGAGCTCAAGCCGCTCGCGGTGAGAGGTTTGGTGGCAGTAGAAGCCACGGTTGGCGGCTCATCATGGCAGACGTCACTATTGCCGATGGGTGATGGTTCGCAGTTCCTGGCGCTGCCCGCGAAAGTCCGTCAGAAAGAGCAGATCACCATCGGCGATGTGATTGAAGTTTCGTTTGTTGTGAGATAG
- a CDS encoding VOC family protein has product MKAMYPITITAKLNECKEFYVDTFGFSVVFEADWYIQLLHKPSGVELAFMKPDLDNQPAQLHAEFDGKGIVYSFEVDDAKSEYERVQKTSAEIYHPLTTEEWGQTHFMVTDPAGVTVDIVEQAK; this is encoded by the coding sequence ATGAAAGCAATGTATCCAATTACCATCACGGCCAAATTGAATGAATGTAAGGAATTCTATGTAGACACATTTGGTTTTAGTGTGGTGTTTGAGGCAGACTGGTATATACAGCTGCTGCACAAACCGAGCGGTGTAGAGTTAGCTTTTATGAAGCCAGACCTCGACAATCAGCCTGCTCAATTACATGCTGAGTTTGACGGTAAGGGTATTGTTTATAGCTTTGAAGTCGATGATGCAAAGAGTGAATACGAGCGTGTGCAAAAAACCTCGGCTGAGATATACCATCCGCTGACCACCGAAGAATGGGGACAGACTCATTTTATGGTGACTGACCCTGCTGGTGTGACAGTTGACATAGTGGAGCAGGCAAAATAG
- a CDS encoding helix-turn-helix domain-containing protein has translation MYIPTQNGIKRAVHSVRYAETAPPDTLAKLVHCFWWLQTDTLLPSDFHYHVLPDACVDIVFDLSSRRMATIMTPYTTSTTLNLGKSFRYVGIRLLPGVWRDDIANVVGGHIDVSQIGTQPIAEVYDRLCGRPSFAQQKVLVQFTKNLTAENVIAPNKYIMMILDQLDTIHTVADMANVVNLSPRQLQRIFKQMIGFSPHDFLKVVRLQQSFNQHYLTVYTDQSHFIRSFRRITGYTPKNYAGTFDV, from the coding sequence ATGTATATACCCACCCAGAATGGGATAAAAAGAGCGGTGCATTCGGTACGATATGCCGAGACAGCACCGCCAGACACTTTAGCGAAATTAGTGCATTGTTTTTGGTGGCTACAGACTGATACGTTGCTACCGAGCGATTTTCATTACCATGTGCTGCCCGATGCTTGTGTGGATATCGTGTTTGATTTATCATCTCGTCGGATGGCGACGATTATGACGCCATATACCACATCGACTACATTAAATCTCGGTAAATCATTCCGTTATGTCGGTATACGGCTGTTGCCGGGTGTGTGGCGGGATGATATAGCAAATGTTGTGGGCGGTCACATTGATGTATCACAGATTGGAACTCAGCCGATAGCTGAAGTTTATGACCGTCTATGTGGGCGGCCATCTTTCGCCCAACAAAAGGTGCTGGTGCAATTTACCAAGAATCTAACTGCTGAAAATGTGATAGCACCAAACAAATATATTATGATGATTCTTGATCAGTTAGATACTATACATACCGTAGCGGATATGGCAAATGTAGTAAATCTATCGCCTCGGCAGCTTCAGCGTATTTTTAAGCAAATGATAGGTTTTTCTCCGCACGATTTTCTTAAAGTTGTTCGACTACAACAATCATTTAACCAGCATTATCTCACGGTATATACTGACCAATCGCACTTTATCCGCTCATTTCGGAGAATTACTGGCTATACACCGAAAAATTACGCAGGAACATTTGATGTCTGA
- a CDS encoding FAD-binding oxidoreductase, which translates to MNKVATYLNGHLTGEVLVNDLLLDAAQSDGSVLARRPEMIARPSNVNDIRKIMRFCSQLADKGHILSVVVRGAGTDSNGAATGGGVSLDMQAYMRHAKGIDPKQQLVHMQVGMKYSAVRELLSMYKNLALPEVSAIGQDGTIGGAIASGAVASSVGLTTLFTDAISQMEIVLANGDVIQTGRINKRELAKKKGLSTLEGEIYRQVDNLLEDNQQIIDAIKRREKSTAGFWGITKVKDEDGSFDLTPLFVGSQGALGIISEVIMKAEYSSNDATAITATFGDMSEAQAAVDEALKHKVSKVDIIDGRIMARAASEGKKFSWAPREAFKGAAVIITMSEFSDRARGRAAKKLARKLENIHPVGLAIHDIQTQEVASLYTPLSFILHSTEERATCPAVFSGLWLPLERLDGFLSELRKVEAETKLALPVFVDAVNGYVDLLPIFNLHKVSERRVLLKLIPEIAKLVAESRGNVAGRYGDGRLKAGLMQATVSPDETAIYSQIKHIFDPANILMPDIKKEVPAKELADELNVWCRTKS; encoded by the coding sequence ATGAATAAGGTTGCGACGTATCTAAATGGACATTTGACTGGAGAGGTTTTGGTCAATGATTTGCTATTGGATGCGGCGCAATCAGACGGTAGTGTCCTGGCGCGTCGCCCAGAGATGATCGCTCGGCCGTCAAACGTCAATGACATTCGTAAAATCATGCGGTTTTGTTCGCAGTTAGCTGACAAAGGTCACATCCTTTCTGTGGTCGTTCGCGGAGCAGGCACCGACAGCAACGGTGCTGCTACTGGCGGCGGCGTATCTTTGGATATGCAAGCATACATGCGCCACGCCAAAGGTATCGACCCAAAACAACAATTGGTCCACATGCAAGTTGGCATGAAGTACAGCGCGGTGCGCGAACTGTTGTCTATGTATAAAAATTTAGCACTGCCAGAAGTCTCAGCCATCGGTCAAGACGGAACCATCGGTGGAGCAATCGCCTCCGGCGCGGTAGCTTCCTCTGTCGGCTTAACGACATTGTTCACTGACGCCATCTCTCAGATGGAAATCGTTTTAGCAAATGGCGACGTTATCCAAACCGGCCGCATCAACAAGCGCGAATTAGCAAAGAAAAAAGGCCTGTCAACACTGGAAGGCGAGATCTATCGTCAAGTGGATAACCTGCTGGAGGATAATCAGCAAATCATCGACGCTATCAAGCGCCGCGAAAAAAGCACAGCTGGATTTTGGGGAATCACCAAAGTCAAGGACGAGGACGGCTCATTTGACCTAACGCCACTGTTTGTGGGTTCTCAGGGCGCACTAGGTATCATCAGCGAAGTGATCATGAAAGCAGAATACAGCAGCAATGACGCAACGGCCATCACGGCAACATTTGGCGATATGTCTGAGGCGCAAGCGGCAGTTGACGAAGCCCTGAAGCACAAAGTTTCCAAAGTTGACATCATCGACGGGCGAATCATGGCACGGGCTGCTAGTGAAGGCAAGAAATTCTCCTGGGCGCCACGTGAAGCGTTCAAAGGCGCAGCAGTCATCATCACCATGAGCGAGTTCTCTGACAGGGCTCGCGGGCGCGCCGCCAAAAAATTAGCTCGCAAGCTAGAGAATATTCATCCAGTTGGCTTAGCCATCCACGATATCCAAACCCAAGAAGTCGCTTCACTCTATACTCCATTGTCATTCATATTGCACTCAACTGAAGAACGTGCAACCTGTCCAGCGGTATTTTCAGGACTATGGCTGCCACTAGAACGATTGGACGGATTTCTGAGCGAACTACGCAAAGTGGAAGCTGAGACCAAGCTGGCGCTGCCAGTTTTCGTGGACGCGGTCAATGGCTACGTTGATTTGTTACCAATCTTCAACCTGCACAAAGTGAGCGAGCGTCGAGTACTATTAAAATTAATTCCAGAAATTGCCAAGTTAGTCGCCGAAAGCCGCGGCAATGTCGCTGGTCGCTACGGCGATGGTCGCCTGAAAGCTGGTTTGATGCAAGCAACCGTCTCACCAGACGAAACAGCCATTTATTCTCAGATAAAACACATTTTCGACCCAGCCAACATCTTGATGCCTGACATCAAAAAAGAAGTCCCGGCCAAAGAACTGGCTGACGAGCTCAACGTGTGGTGTCGCACGAAGTCATAG
- a CDS encoding tyrosine-type recombinase/integrase yields MHIRQQVYLVGHESKIGSLKTRTSARDLPLLLSIKQELQAEYERWLYPDGDELLYLTKKDNPIDGRSFIKTFKDAARKVGLKEITLHEIRHSVATMLKEANVSAKDAQVILEHSSITTTLQIYTHSTETEKSNALLAVTDKIYNKHNDNDQAKTSL; encoded by the coding sequence ATACATATCAGGCAGCAAGTTTATCTCGTAGGACATGAGTCAAAAATCGGCTCACTCAAAACAAGGACAAGTGCTCGCGATCTGCCACTTCTGCTGAGTATAAAACAGGAGCTGCAAGCAGAATATGAACGATGGCTCTATCCAGATGGCGACGAACTTCTCTACCTTACTAAAAAAGACAACCCGATAGACGGTAGAAGCTTTATCAAAACATTTAAAGATGCTGCTCGAAAAGTGGGATTAAAAGAGATAACGCTTCATGAGATTCGCCACAGCGTTGCTACAATGCTCAAAGAAGCTAACGTCTCGGCAAAAGACGCACAAGTTATCCTTGAGCATTCTTCAATAACAACAACCTTGCAAATCTATACTCACTCAACCGAAACAGAAAAATCAAATGCACTTCTCGCTGTAACCGATAAAATTTACAATAAACATAACGACAATGATCAAGCAAAAACATCCTTATAA
- a CDS encoding EXLDI protein, with protein MDYKEIKLNVSNDKIKEYKQFEGLKIYSDIFKSEDEKVLINKRIYITKKQNYVYYERTDVNWNYWSSERNYNSTFNPENDSKHNIIFEVSSELSDFIKYLGEEIIRKIELKQHNGEIVEILDI; from the coding sequence ATGGATTATAAAGAAATAAAGCTTAATGTTTCAAATGATAAAATTAAAGAATATAAGCAATTTGAGGGCTTAAAAATATATTCTGATATTTTTAAATCTGAAGATGAAAAGGTATTGATCAACAAAAGAATATATATTACAAAAAAACAGAATTATGTTTATTACGAAAGAACGGATGTAAATTGGAATTATTGGTCAAGCGAAAGAAATTATAATTCAACATTTAATCCGGAGAATGATAGTAAACACAACATTATATTTGAAGTTTCATCAGAATTAAGCGATTTTATTAAATATTTAGGAGAAGAAATAATTCGGAAGATTGAATTGAAACAGCACAATGGAGAAATTGTTGAGATATTAGATATTTGA
- a CDS encoding LamG-like jellyroll fold domain-containing protein → MKFSKTSIWVVAALSLLSLGSVLVLHLAGFRFFTIATPSMGETAPVGTLVVTKPQQSYNKDDIITFYRSGSVYTHRLTKINDDHSYTTKGDLNAVEDSLPVANRDVIGKAVVIAPVWGWVWRAAPILLIGWFIVYLLSCIKRLRERWRWPVRIIGGTLVVILATLILNPWLRADMLSIATHQKNDVRLHIVNTGIFPIRDDDGNRVHTGQTAIVRATETDAQGHYIYVPRPSLGPTGVVFALLWCLLPLFIALLVKLPPPEEEITGLQLVHERNRNMALLAIIILFEVVLLTVQLSSLAGFTATIQNSTNHVQARAYFKCSEATWSRSQIRPNPQPYFAWALNSDYAANPVVTDLSGNGNNGKPSPSDGSPSRASVSNTGCVRDDRRISVFNGVNACLTHGTSADQKVNPAPNTFSLEVWFSTTRKSNGRLMGFSSLYEGDYNGGGQSDRHIYIDKDGRVVFGVYSGSIRLVTSQAGVNYADGRWHHVVATMSPNGAALYLDGAKVDTNPSMTAGENVPNGGYWKVGCGKLTYWKNADGSDYQGPKYFTGSMQYSSVYTTALTEQQARDHYLAGAS, encoded by the coding sequence ATGAAATTTAGTAAGACCAGCATTTGGGTAGTCGCAGCACTGAGCCTACTGAGTTTGGGCTCAGTGCTCGTACTACACCTGGCTGGTTTTCGCTTTTTTACCATCGCAACACCAAGCATGGGCGAAACCGCTCCAGTCGGAACACTAGTCGTCACTAAGCCGCAGCAATCTTACAACAAAGATGACATCATCACATTTTATCGTAGCGGCAGCGTCTACACTCACCGCCTAACTAAGATCAATGACGACCACAGCTACACCACTAAAGGTGACCTCAATGCCGTAGAAGATTCTCTGCCGGTGGCTAACCGAGATGTGATTGGCAAGGCGGTGGTGATTGCGCCTGTGTGGGGCTGGGTCTGGCGGGCCGCACCAATTTTGCTCATTGGCTGGTTTATCGTCTATTTGCTTTCGTGCATCAAACGGCTACGCGAGCGCTGGCGTTGGCCAGTTCGCATCATTGGCGGGACATTGGTGGTTATTTTGGCGACGCTGATCCTCAACCCATGGCTTCGCGCTGACATGCTCAGTATCGCTACACACCAGAAAAATGACGTGCGACTTCACATTGTCAACACGGGCATTTTCCCCATTCGTGATGATGACGGCAACCGTGTTCACACTGGTCAAACTGCCATCGTTCGCGCCACCGAAACTGACGCGCAGGGGCATTACATTTACGTGCCACGACCGTCCCTTGGGCCAACGGGCGTGGTGTTTGCGCTGTTGTGGTGTCTGTTGCCGCTCTTCATAGCGCTATTGGTAAAATTGCCACCACCAGAAGAAGAAATCACTGGGCTGCAACTTGTTCATGAGCGGAATCGCAACATGGCACTGCTCGCTATTATCATCTTGTTTGAAGTAGTGCTTCTGACCGTACAATTATCTTCCCTAGCAGGATTTACCGCGACCATACAAAATAGCACCAACCACGTTCAAGCTCGCGCCTACTTTAAGTGCTCTGAGGCCACCTGGAGCCGTTCACAGATCCGTCCAAATCCTCAGCCGTATTTTGCCTGGGCGCTCAATAGCGACTATGCGGCTAATCCTGTCGTGACGGACCTCTCTGGTAACGGCAACAACGGCAAACCTTCGCCAAGCGATGGCTCACCTAGCCGTGCCAGCGTATCAAACACCGGTTGTGTGCGTGACGACCGCCGTATTTCAGTGTTCAACGGAGTGAATGCCTGCTTGACTCACGGAACGTCAGCAGACCAAAAGGTCAACCCAGCCCCAAACACCTTCAGCCTGGAAGTCTGGTTTAGTACTACCAGGAAAAGTAATGGACGGCTGATGGGTTTTAGCTCACTGTATGAAGGTGATTATAACGGTGGCGGACAAAGTGATCGCCATATTTACATTGATAAAGATGGGCGCGTTGTGTTCGGTGTTTACAGTGGCAGCATCAGGCTCGTCACTTCACAAGCTGGCGTAAACTATGCTGATGGTCGCTGGCATCACGTCGTTGCTACTATGTCGCCAAATGGCGCGGCACTATATCTTGACGGTGCTAAAGTAGATACCAATCCATCCATGACTGCCGGCGAAAATGTACCTAATGGTGGCTATTGGAAAGTTGGCTGCGGCAAATTGACGTATTGGAAAAACGCTGACGGCAGTGACTACCAGGGTCCTAAATATTTTACCGGCAGCATGCAGTACAGCTCAGTCTATACAACCGCCCTCACCGAACAACAGGCTCGTGACCACTACTTGGCAGGTGCGTCATAA
- the typA gene encoding translational GTPase TypA gives MKDASKIRNIAIIAHVDHGKTTMVDGLLKQSRTFRDNQAEMSQELIMDSGDQEHERGITITAKQTSIFYGDYKINIIDTPGHADFSGEVERTLQMADGVLLIVDAQEGPMPQTKFVLSKALELGLKPVVVINKIDKPARRIAEVEDELSDLFLELATDDSQLHYPIYYAVGRDGKAWREIPTDPTEDADLTPIFEAIINDIPAPSVTADGGFQMLVTSLQYDTFQGKYAIGRIARGSVKRGLVVSLMKQGEVSGSARIEKVFGYRGLNREELGEAFAGDIVALVGVSEAHIGDTIADKEQPEALPAIAIEAPTLSMYLGPNTSPMKGREGEFTTSRQIGDRLRRELETNVALRVEENGIGFTVSGRGELHLSVLIETMRREGFEFEVGRPQVVTITEDGVEKEPIEELQIEISSEFIGAISQELGARHAEMKSQETTASGATRITYVLPTRALIGLRNVLLTATKGTVIMNSLPYGYQPLGSKLPKTRGGVLIAFEAGTTTPYALQAAEARGELLVGPGTEVYAGMIVGIYNRQEDIEINVCKAKHLTNMRSKSSDGTVQLTPFTQFSLEQCIDFIEDDELLEVTPKSLRLRKRYLDANERKRAAKR, from the coding sequence ATGAAGGACGCTAGCAAGATTCGAAATATTGCCATTATTGCCCACGTCGATCACGGCAAGACGACCATGGTTGATGGGCTACTCAAACAGTCGCGCACATTTCGTGACAACCAGGCCGAGATGAGCCAAGAACTGATCATGGATTCGGGTGATCAGGAGCACGAACGCGGTATCACCATCACCGCCAAACAGACTTCAATTTTTTACGGTGATTATAAAATCAACATCATCGACACGCCGGGGCACGCCGATTTCTCGGGCGAGGTCGAGCGGACGCTACAGATGGCGGACGGTGTGCTATTGATAGTCGATGCGCAGGAAGGGCCGATGCCGCAGACGAAGTTTGTATTGAGCAAGGCACTAGAACTGGGCTTGAAGCCAGTGGTGGTGATTAATAAAATTGATAAACCTGCCCGGCGAATTGCCGAGGTTGAAGATGAGCTAAGCGATCTATTTTTGGAGTTGGCGACCGATGATAGTCAGCTGCATTATCCGATTTATTACGCCGTTGGGCGCGATGGCAAGGCGTGGCGGGAGATTCCTACTGACCCGACTGAAGACGCCGATCTCACACCAATTTTTGAAGCGATTATCAACGATATCCCAGCACCGAGCGTCACGGCTGACGGCGGTTTCCAGATGCTGGTGACCAGCCTGCAGTACGATACCTTTCAAGGTAAATATGCCATTGGGCGGATCGCTCGCGGGTCGGTCAAGCGCGGGCTGGTGGTTAGCCTGATGAAACAGGGTGAAGTATCAGGCTCGGCGCGAATCGAGAAAGTCTTTGGTTACCGTGGGCTGAACCGCGAAGAGCTTGGAGAGGCGTTTGCTGGCGACATTGTGGCGTTGGTGGGCGTCAGCGAGGCACACATCGGCGATACGATTGCTGACAAAGAACAGCCAGAAGCCTTGCCAGCAATTGCCATCGAAGCGCCGACGCTGAGCATGTACCTCGGCCCAAACACCAGCCCGATGAAAGGACGTGAGGGTGAGTTTACCACCTCGCGGCAGATTGGCGACCGCTTGCGGCGAGAACTGGAAACCAACGTGGCGCTACGCGTCGAAGAAAACGGCATCGGCTTTACAGTGTCTGGCCGCGGCGAGCTACACCTGAGCGTCTTGATCGAGACCATGCGGCGCGAAGGCTTTGAGTTTGAAGTCGGCCGCCCGCAAGTGGTGACTATCACCGAGGACGGTGTCGAAAAAGAGCCAATTGAAGAGCTACAAATCGAGATTAGCAGCGAATTTATCGGTGCAATCAGCCAAGAGCTCGGCGCCCGCCACGCCGAAATGAAGTCGCAAGAAACCACCGCTAGCGGCGCTACCCGCATCACCTATGTGCTGCCGACGAGAGCGTTGATCGGCCTGCGCAACGTACTCTTGACCGCCACCAAAGGCACGGTGATTATGAATTCCCTGCCGTATGGCTATCAACCGCTGGGCAGCAAATTGCCAAAGACCCGCGGCGGCGTACTTATCGCCTTTGAAGCTGGCACCACCACGCCATATGCTCTGCAGGCGGCCGAAGCGCGCGGCGAACTTTTGGTCGGGCCGGGTACGGAAGTGTACGCCGGGATGATCGTCGGTATTTATAACCGCCAAGAAGACATCGAAATTAACGTCTGCAAGGCTAAGCACCTCACCAACATGCGCTCCAAATCGTCCGATGGCACGGTGCAGCTAACACCATTTACGCAGTTTAGTCTGGAGCAATGCATCGATTTCATCGAGGACGACGAGCTGCTGGAAGTGACGCCAAAATCTTTGCGTCTGCGTAAACGTTACCTCGACGCTAATGAGCGAAAGCGCGCCGCCAAGAGATAA
- the treF gene encoding alpha,alpha-trehalase TreF, protein MIKKNVDQFKRSLVRTSQRITPINRKDPDELFGHLFHEVQAQQIYQDGKTFVDVVPKKRWRRIQREYLEASKKPDFNLQEFVNQHFYDFNPSHAGHVPQPAESARQHVTQLWPQLRRQAHKASGSLIPLPYDYIVPGGRFSEQFYWDTYFIMLGLAVDNQWELINGMMKNYSYMIQRFGYIPTANRTYFLSRSQPPFFSAMVKLLAMRPRKVGGSSLVLLEYFPLLLTEYKFWMKGHKQLDSADQIATGRVVKMPNGTVLNRYFDNKNTPRPESRREDIKTAQKSPNANKAKIYLDLRAGAESGWDFSSRWFGEACCIETIQTTDIVPVDLNCLLYDLEMTIAQCYGILKQKALRKKFIQAAEKRAEAIRTYCWNEATGFFYDYNFRTGRQMPHATLAGVFPLYNGIATKKQAEQVAAMLQREFLRDGGLRMTLVDNGQQWDAPNGWAPLQWVAVCGLKRYGLDELAEEIRTRWLASTERVFADKGKMIEKYDVDSESRIGGGGEYPLQDGFGWTNGVYAALYDRFDERCPK, encoded by the coding sequence ATGATAAAGAAAAATGTTGACCAATTTAAACGCTCTTTGGTGCGCACCAGCCAGCGCATCACACCCATCAATCGTAAAGATCCTGACGAATTATTTGGGCATCTATTTCACGAAGTCCAAGCGCAGCAAATTTACCAAGACGGCAAGACATTTGTCGATGTAGTGCCAAAAAAGCGCTGGCGACGCATTCAGCGAGAATACTTGGAAGCCTCAAAAAAACCCGATTTTAATCTGCAAGAATTTGTCAATCAACATTTTTATGATTTTAATCCGTCGCATGCAGGTCACGTGCCTCAGCCAGCCGAATCAGCGCGCCAGCATGTCACGCAGCTATGGCCGCAGCTGAGGCGCCAAGCTCACAAAGCATCGGGCTCGCTCATTCCCCTACCGTACGACTACATTGTTCCTGGCGGACGTTTTTCGGAGCAATTTTACTGGGACACCTACTTCATCATGCTGGGCTTGGCAGTTGATAACCAATGGGAATTGATCAATGGCATGATGAAAAATTACTCCTACATGATCCAGCGGTTTGGTTATATCCCGACCGCCAACCGAACATATTTCCTGAGTCGCAGTCAACCGCCATTTTTCTCTGCTATGGTTAAGCTGTTGGCGATGCGTCCACGGAAAGTCGGTGGCTCGAGCTTGGTACTATTGGAATATTTCCCACTGCTGTTGACAGAATACAAATTCTGGATGAAAGGGCACAAACAACTTGACAGCGCCGACCAGATAGCTACTGGACGAGTGGTAAAAATGCCAAATGGCACTGTTCTGAACCGCTACTTTGACAATAAAAATACACCACGTCCAGAAAGCCGCCGCGAAGACATCAAGACGGCTCAGAAAAGCCCCAATGCCAACAAAGCAAAGATTTACCTGGACTTGCGAGCTGGCGCAGAGAGTGGCTGGGATTTCAGTTCACGTTGGTTTGGCGAGGCGTGCTGTATTGAAACCATTCAGACGACTGACATTGTGCCGGTGGATCTCAACTGCTTGCTGTATGACCTAGAAATGACCATCGCTCAGTGTTACGGTATCTTGAAACAAAAAGCGCTGCGCAAAAAGTTCATTCAGGCTGCCGAAAAGCGCGCAGAAGCCATCAGGACGTACTGCTGGAACGAAGCGACTGGATTTTTCTATGATTATAATTTCCGCACTGGTCGACAGATGCCACACGCGACGCTGGCTGGCGTCTTTCCACTTTACAATGGTATCGCCACCAAGAAACAAGCCGAGCAGGTGGCTGCAATGCTACAGCGCGAGTTTTTGCGCGATGGCGGGTTGCGGATGACGCTGGTTGACAATGGTCAGCAATGGGACGCGCCAAACGGCTGGGCACCGCTACAGTGGGTGGCGGTTTGCGGTTTGAAGCGATACGGGCTGGATGAGCTGGCGGAGGAAATCAGGACACGCTGGCTGGCTTCGACCGAGCGCGTGTTTGCCGACAAAGGCAAGATGATCGAGAAATATGACGTCGACAGTGAGTCACGCATCGGCGGTGGCGGTGAATATCCGTTGCAAGACGGCTTTGGCTGGACTAATGGCGTGTACGCGGCGCTGTATGATCGGTTTGATGAGCGCTGCCCAAAGTAG
- a CDS encoding replication-associated recombination protein A has protein sequence MNRRPLAEQMRPQKLDEVIGQSHLLGEGELLRQIVRRAEPVSLILWGPPGTGKTTLARIIAREVNAEFIELSAVTSGKKDVERVIEHARQNWNLGLRTILFVDEIHRFNKAQQDAFLPHVESGLITLIGATTENPSFEVITPLLSRTRVLVLQQLTKDEIILVLKRALKTLKQTKRVSPKALDYLAELADGDARVALGNLELALSFGEKVTPEVVKAAAQRRLPGYDKKGDAHYDVISAFIKSLRGSDATAAAYYLARMIDAGEDPKFIARRMVVFASEDIGLAGNGALSLAVATFEAVERVGLPEAKYNLFHCAIALARSQKSREITDLMNDAFSLAHKYPNSPVPLHLRNAATKLMKDLGYAKDYKWQAGFQHEKGFLPEDIPRPTKN, from the coding sequence ATGAATCGACGACCCCTGGCCGAACAGATGCGGCCGCAGAAATTGGATGAGGTGATCGGACAAAGCCATTTGCTGGGCGAGGGTGAGCTGCTCCGCCAAATCGTGAGGCGCGCTGAGCCGGTCAGTTTGATTTTGTGGGGGCCACCGGGGACGGGCAAGACGACCTTGGCACGGATTATCGCCCGCGAAGTTAATGCCGAATTTATTGAGCTGTCAGCGGTGACTAGTGGCAAGAAAGATGTCGAACGGGTGATTGAACATGCCCGGCAAAATTGGAATTTGGGACTGAGGACAATTTTATTTGTTGATGAAATCCATCGCTTTAATAAGGCGCAGCAGGATGCGTTTTTGCCGCACGTCGAGAGTGGGCTGATTACCTTGATTGGCGCGACCACCGAGAATCCAAGCTTTGAGGTAATCACGCCGCTACTCAGCCGGACACGGGTGTTGGTGCTCCAGCAACTGACCAAAGATGAAATTATATTGGTGTTGAAGCGAGCGCTGAAGACTTTGAAACAAACCAAGCGGGTGTCGCCCAAAGCTTTGGATTATCTGGCAGAATTGGCAGATGGCGACGCGCGGGTGGCTTTGGGTAATTTGGAATTGGCATTGAGTTTTGGTGAGAAAGTCACGCCCGAGGTGGTCAAGGCAGCGGCCCAGCGGCGACTACCGGGCTATGACAAAAAGGGTGACGCGCATTATGACGTCATCTCAGCGTTCATCAAATCACTGCGGGGCAGTGATGCGACAGCTGCGGCGTATTATTTGGCGCGCATGATTGATGCTGGTGAAGATCCGAAGTTTATTGCTCGGCGGATGGTGGTTTTTGCGTCGGAGGATATTGGATTGGCGGGTAACGGCGCGCTGAGCTTGGCGGTCGCCACTTTTGAGGCGGTGGAGCGCGTTGGGCTACCTGAAGCCAAATATAATCTATTTCACTGTGCCATCGCCCTGGCTCGCAGTCAGAAGTCGCGCGAGATTACTGATTTGATGAATGACGCCTTTTCTCTGGCACACAAGTATCCGAACTCGCCCGTGCCGCTCCATCTTCGAAATGCTGCTACCAAGCTAATGAAAGATCTAGGTTACGCTAAAGATTACAAATGGCAGGCTGGTTTCCAGCATGAAAAAGGATTTTTGCCAGAAGATATTCCGCGCCCAACCAAGAATTAG